From Saimiri boliviensis isolate mSaiBol1 chromosome 9, mSaiBol1.pri, whole genome shotgun sequence, a single genomic window includes:
- the MMP24OS gene encoding protein MMP24OS, whose amino-acid sequence MGAQLSGGRGDPDPVQPQPQPQPAVPEGAERPRLQPQPQPQPQPQPQPQPDPGPWGPLDDVRFLIACTSWY is encoded by the coding sequence ATGGGGGCTCAGCTGAGCGGCGGCCGCGGCGACCCGGACCCtgtgcagccccagccccagccccagcccgccGTGCCGGAGGGCGCGGAGCGGCCCCggcttcagcctcagcctcagccccagccccagccccagccccagccccagcccgacCCCGGCCCGTGGGGGCCGCTGGACGATGTGCGCTTCCTCATCGCCTGCACTTCCTGGTACTGA
- the EIF6 gene encoding eukaryotic translation initiation factor 6 isoform X3 has protein sequence MRGGARLALPEVSLGGSGNGNLFGESKASWRSERRSRTTVRSAALPSSPTPTAWWPSEARRTSTGNRHGLLVPNNTTDQELQHIRNSLPDSVQIRRVEERLSALGNVTTCNDYVALVHPDLDRETEEILADVLKVEVFRQTVADQVLVGSYCVFSNQGGLVHPKTSVEDQDELSSLLQVPLVAGTVNRGSEVIAAGMVVNDWCAFCGLDTTSTELSVVESVFKLNEAQPSTIATSMRDSLIDSLT, from the exons ATGCGTGGCGGGGCGCGCCTAGCTCTCCCGGAAGTCTCCCTGGGCGGAAGTGGAAACGGAAATCTTTTTGGGGAGTCCAAG GCTTCATGGCGGTCCGAGCGTCGTTCGAGAACAACTGTGAGATCGGCTGCTTTGCCAAGCTCACCAACACCTACTGCCTGGTGGCCATCGGAGGCTCGGAGAACTTCTACAG GGAACAGGCACGGTCTCCTGGTGCCCAACAATACCACTGACCAGGAGCTGCAACACATTCGAAATAGCCTCCCAGACTCAGTGCAAATTCGGCGGGTGGAGGAGAGGCTCTCAGCCTTGGGCAATGTCACCACCTGCAACGACTACGTGGCCTTGGTCCACCCAGACTTGGACAGG GAGACAGAAGAAATTCTGGCAGATGTGCTCAAGGTGGAAGTCTTCAGACAGACAGTGGCCGACCAGGTGCTAGTAGGAAGCTATTGTGTCTTCAGCAATCAGGGAGGGCTGGTGCATCCCAAGACTTCAGTTGAAGACCAGGATGAGCTGTCCTCTCTTCTTCAGGTCCCCCTTGTG GCAGGCACTGTGAACCGAGGCAGTGAGGTGATTGCCGCTGGGATGGTGGTGAACGACTGGTGTGCCTTCTGTGGCCTGGACACAACTAGCACAGAGCTGTCAGTGGTGGAGAGTGTCTTCAAGCTGAATGAAGCCCAGCCTAGCACCATTGCTACCAGCATGCGGGATTCCCTTATTGACAG ccTCACCTGA
- the EIF6 gene encoding eukaryotic translation initiation factor 6 isoform X2: protein MAVRASFENNCEIGCFAKLTNTYCLVAIGGSENFYSVFEGELSDTIPVVHASIAGCRIIGRMCVGNRHGLLVPNNTTDQELQHIRNSLPDSVQIRRVEERLSALGNVTTCNDYVALVHPDLDRETEEILADVLKVEVFRQTVADQVLVGSYCVFSNQGGLVHPKTSVEDQDELSSLLQVPLVAGTVNRGSEVIAAGMVVNDWCAFCGLDTTSTELSVVESVFKLNEAQPSTIATSMRDSLIDSLT, encoded by the exons ATGGCGGTCCGAGCGTCGTTCGAGAACAACTGTGAGATCGGCTGCTTTGCCAAGCTCACCAACACCTACTGCCTGGTGGCCATCGGAGGCTCGGAGAACTTCTACAG TGTGTTCGAGGGCGAGCTCTCCGATACCATCCCCGTGGTGCACGCGTCTATCGCCGGCTGCCGCATCATCGGGCGCATGTGTGTGG GGAACAGGCACGGTCTCCTGGTGCCCAACAATACCACTGACCAGGAGCTGCAACACATTCGAAATAGCCTCCCAGACTCAGTGCAAATTCGGCGGGTGGAGGAGAGGCTCTCAGCCTTGGGCAATGTCACCACCTGCAACGACTACGTGGCCTTGGTCCACCCAGACTTGGACAGG GAGACAGAAGAAATTCTGGCAGATGTGCTCAAGGTGGAAGTCTTCAGACAGACAGTGGCCGACCAGGTGCTAGTAGGAAGCTATTGTGTCTTCAGCAATCAGGGAGGGCTGGTGCATCCCAAGACTTCAGTTGAAGACCAGGATGAGCTGTCCTCTCTTCTTCAGGTCCCCCTTGTG GCAGGCACTGTGAACCGAGGCAGTGAGGTGATTGCCGCTGGGATGGTGGTGAACGACTGGTGTGCCTTCTGTGGCCTGGACACAACTAGCACAGAGCTGTCAGTGGTGGAGAGTGTCTTCAAGCTGAATGAAGCCCAGCCTAGCACCATTGCTACCAGCATGCGGGATTCCCTTATTGACAG ccTCACCTGA
- the EIF6 gene encoding eukaryotic translation initiation factor 6 isoform X1 gives MRGGARLALPEVSLGGSGNGNLFGESKALNSRLRRPQASWRSERRSRTTVRSAALPSSPTPTAWWPSEARRTSTGNRHGLLVPNNTTDQELQHIRNSLPDSVQIRRVEERLSALGNVTTCNDYVALVHPDLDRETEEILADVLKVEVFRQTVADQVLVGSYCVFSNQGGLVHPKTSVEDQDELSSLLQVPLVAGTVNRGSEVIAAGMVVNDWCAFCGLDTTSTELSVVESVFKLNEAQPSTIATSMRDSLIDSLT, from the exons ATGCGTGGCGGGGCGCGCCTAGCTCTCCCGGAAGTCTCCCTGGGCGGAAGTGGAAACGGAAATCTTTTTGGGGAGTCCAAG GCCTTGAACTCTCGGCTCCGTCGCCCCCAGGCTTCATGGCGGTCCGAGCGTCGTTCGAGAACAACTGTGAGATCGGCTGCTTTGCCAAGCTCACCAACACCTACTGCCTGGTGGCCATCGGAGGCTCGGAGAACTTCTACAG GGAACAGGCACGGTCTCCTGGTGCCCAACAATACCACTGACCAGGAGCTGCAACACATTCGAAATAGCCTCCCAGACTCAGTGCAAATTCGGCGGGTGGAGGAGAGGCTCTCAGCCTTGGGCAATGTCACCACCTGCAACGACTACGTGGCCTTGGTCCACCCAGACTTGGACAGG GAGACAGAAGAAATTCTGGCAGATGTGCTCAAGGTGGAAGTCTTCAGACAGACAGTGGCCGACCAGGTGCTAGTAGGAAGCTATTGTGTCTTCAGCAATCAGGGAGGGCTGGTGCATCCCAAGACTTCAGTTGAAGACCAGGATGAGCTGTCCTCTCTTCTTCAGGTCCCCCTTGTG GCAGGCACTGTGAACCGAGGCAGTGAGGTGATTGCCGCTGGGATGGTGGTGAACGACTGGTGTGCCTTCTGTGGCCTGGACACAACTAGCACAGAGCTGTCAGTGGTGGAGAGTGTCTTCAAGCTGAATGAAGCCCAGCCTAGCACCATTGCTACCAGCATGCGGGATTCCCTTATTGACAG ccTCACCTGA
- the EIF6 gene encoding eukaryotic translation initiation factor 6 isoform X4 codes for MRGGARLALPEVSLGGSGNGNLFGESKALNSRLRRPQASWRSERRSRTTVRSAALPSSPTPTAWWPSEARRTSTGNRHGLLVPNNTTDQELQHIRNSLPDSVQIRRVEERLSALGNVTTCNDYVALVHPDLDRAGTVNRGSEVIAAGMVVNDWCAFCGLDTTSTELSVVESVFKLNEAQPSTIATSMRDSLIDSLT; via the exons ATGCGTGGCGGGGCGCGCCTAGCTCTCCCGGAAGTCTCCCTGGGCGGAAGTGGAAACGGAAATCTTTTTGGGGAGTCCAAG GCCTTGAACTCTCGGCTCCGTCGCCCCCAGGCTTCATGGCGGTCCGAGCGTCGTTCGAGAACAACTGTGAGATCGGCTGCTTTGCCAAGCTCACCAACACCTACTGCCTGGTGGCCATCGGAGGCTCGGAGAACTTCTACAG GGAACAGGCACGGTCTCCTGGTGCCCAACAATACCACTGACCAGGAGCTGCAACACATTCGAAATAGCCTCCCAGACTCAGTGCAAATTCGGCGGGTGGAGGAGAGGCTCTCAGCCTTGGGCAATGTCACCACCTGCAACGACTACGTGGCCTTGGTCCACCCAGACTTGGACAGG GCAGGCACTGTGAACCGAGGCAGTGAGGTGATTGCCGCTGGGATGGTGGTGAACGACTGGTGTGCCTTCTGTGGCCTGGACACAACTAGCACAGAGCTGTCAGTGGTGGAGAGTGTCTTCAAGCTGAATGAAGCCCAGCCTAGCACCATTGCTACCAGCATGCGGGATTCCCTTATTGACAG ccTCACCTGA
- the FAM83C gene encoding protein FAM83C isoform X1: protein MFGGSVPGGLGAQGMAGTLRGRVEELKRPWWRESSPLVLKHSEAARLAADALLERGEAAYLQVISEERELPFLSALDVDYMTSHVHGGPELSEAQGQEASGPDRLSLLSEVTSGTYFPMASDIDPPDLDLGWPEVPQATGFSPTQAVVHFQRDKAKNIKDLLRFLFSQARTVIAMVMDIFTDMELLCDLMEASSRRGVPVYLLLAQEHLRHFLEMCYKMDLNGGHLPNMRVRSTCGDTYCSKAGRRFTGQALEKFVLIDCEQVVVGSYSFTWLCSQAHTSMVLQLRGRIVEDFDREFRCLYAESQPVEGFCGSEDLLSPRALRPPPVALAFGPGIPSPTSSPPSSSSLGSIKRSPLMGRSSYLALPGGGGCSDTGMGSSSPGPACREASGQPSLHRQLSDPNHGSPPGLYRANLGKLGAYPWSQSSPALNHNSTSPLTLAVGSPVLPRSRPLLQFHRGVPALSRFPENGLPGSQDPIPLRGRWVPGTALETVEEKEKKASPSQSCGQLDLLVPFPRAREVGDHHSGVTPNSGPLRPGEQAPEDRRLSPSQADSQLDLLPRALGTGGAPEAGSLRPGDRALEDRRLSLNHSHSQLDLLVQYPKAQGSRVPFEASSSARPARQNPDERRQTLGHSQLDLITKFGPFRGEGPGPSGLPIPSPACTAGVGSGDEKRLTLGHSKLDLITKYHQLQGARQGPEPGLLGGPKGGHLNGGNNDLVKDEKRMTLGHSKLDLITKYNKSKFRQLRSRFES, encoded by the exons ATGTTTGGAGGCTCAGTGCCAGGGGGCCTGGGAGCCCAGGGCATGGCGGGGACCCTGCGGGGCCGGGTGGAGGAGCTGAAGAGGCCGTGGTGGCGGGAGAGCTCACCACTGGTGCTGAAGCACAGCGAGGCAGCCCGGCTGGCGGCTGACGCCCTCCTGGAGAGGGGTGAGGCTGCCTACCTGCAGGTCATCTCCGAGGAGCGTGAGCTGCCCTTCCTGAGCGCCCTGGATGTGGACTACATGACCAGCCACGTGCACGGGGGCCCTGAGCTCAGCGAGGCGCAGGGACAGGAGGCCTCGGGGCCAGACCGTCTCAGCCTGCTCTCCGAAGTCACCTCAGGCACTTACTTCCCCATGGCCTCTGATATAGATCCCCCGGATCTGGACCTAGGCTGGCCGGAGGTGCCACAGGCCACGGGCTTCAGCCCCACCCAGGCCGTGGTTCACTTTCAGAGGGACAAGGCCAAGAACATCAAGGACCTGCTGCGCTTCCTCTTCAGCCAGGCCCGCACG GTGATTGCCATGGTGATGGACATATTCACCGACATGGAGCTTCTGTGTGACCTCATGGAGGCCTCCAGCCGGCGTGGTGTCCCTGTGTACCTGCTCCTGGCCCAGGAGCACCTGAGGCACTTCCTGGAGATGTGCTACAAGATGGACCTCAATGGGGGGCACCTGCCG AACATGCGTGTGCGGAGCACGTGTGGGGACACATACTGCAGCAAGGCTGGCCGTCGCTTCACTGGGCAAGCCCTGGAGAAGTTCGTCCTCATCGACTGTGAGCAGGTGGTGGTGGGCAGCTACAG CTTCACCTGGCTTTGCAGCCAGGCCCACACTAGCATGGTATTGCAGCTGAGGGGCCGCATCGTGGAAGACTTTGACCGGGAGTTCCGCTGTCTGTACGCCGAGTCACAGCCTGTGGAGGGCTTCTGCGGCAGTGAGGACCTGCTGTCTCCCCGGGCACTGCGTCCTCCCCCTGTGGCCCTGGCCTTTGGGCCTGGCATCCCAAGCCCCACATCCTCCCCGCCCTCCAGCAGCAGCCTCGGCAGCATCAAGCGGTCACCACTTATGGGCCGCTCCTCTTACCTCGCTCtaccaggaggtggtggttgtagtGACACGGGTATGGGGTCCTCATCCCCCGGCCCCGCCTGCCGTGAGGCCAGTGGCCAGCCCTCCCTGCATCGCCAGCTGTCAGACCCTAACCATGGCTCCCCTCCTGGGCTTTATAGGGCCAACCTGGGCAAACTAGGTGCATACCCATGGTCCCAATCCTCTCCTGCCCTCAACCATAATAGTACCAGCCCCTTGACCTTGGCAGTGGGGTCACCTGTGCTTCCTCGCTCCCGGCCCCTCCTCCAATTCCATCGGGGTGTCCCAGCTCTGTCCCGGTTCCCAGAGAACGGGCTCCCAGGAAGCCAAGACCCTATCCCCCTGCGGGGTCGATGGGTACCTGGCACAGCCCTGGAGACagtggaggagaaggagaagaaagcatCTCCGAGTCAGAGCTGTGGCCAGCTGGATCTCCTTGTCCCCTTCCCCAGAGCCCGAGAAGTGGGAGACCATCACTCTGGGGTTACCCCCAACTCAGGCCCCCTTCGGCCTGGAGAGCAGGCCCCAGAGGACAGGAGGTTATCGCCAAGCCAGGCAGACAGCCAGCTGGATCTCCTGCCCAGAGCCCTGGGTACTGGGGGTGCGCCTGAGGCAGGTTCCCTTAGACCTGGTGATCGGGCCCTGGAGGACAGAAGGCTGTCCCTAAACCATAGCCATAGCCAGTTGGACCTCCTGGTGCAGTACCCCAAGGCCCAGGGCTCCAGAGTGCCCTTTGAAGCCAGCTCCTCAGCCAGACCTGCCAGACAGAATCCAGATGAGCGACGGCAGACCCTGGGGCACAGCCAGCTGGACCTCATCACAAAGTTCGGCCCATTCCGGGGTGAGGGGCCTGGGCCCAGTGGTCTCCCGATACCAAGCCCTGCTTGCACAGCTGGGGTGGGGTCTGGGGATGAGAAACGGCTAACCCTGGGCCACAGCAAGCTGGACCTCATCACCAAGTATCATCAGTTgcagggggccaggcagggacCTGAGCCTGGCCTCCTTGGGGGTCCCAAGGGTGGCCATCTCAATGGTGGTAACAATGACCTGGTGAAGGATGAGAAACGGATGACCCTGGGCCACAGCAAACTGGACCTCATCACTAAGTACAACAAGTCCAAGTTCAGGCAGCTCCGAAGCCGCTTTGAGTCCTAG
- the FAM83C gene encoding protein FAM83C isoform X2 encodes MVMDIFTDMELLCDLMEASSRRGVPVYLLLAQEHLRHFLEMCYKMDLNGGHLPNMRVRSTCGDTYCSKAGRRFTGQALEKFVLIDCEQVVVGSYSFTWLCSQAHTSMVLQLRGRIVEDFDREFRCLYAESQPVEGFCGSEDLLSPRALRPPPVALAFGPGIPSPTSSPPSSSSLGSIKRSPLMGRSSYLALPGGGGCSDTGMGSSSPGPACREASGQPSLHRQLSDPNHGSPPGLYRANLGKLGAYPWSQSSPALNHNSTSPLTLAVGSPVLPRSRPLLQFHRGVPALSRFPENGLPGSQDPIPLRGRWVPGTALETVEEKEKKASPSQSCGQLDLLVPFPRAREVGDHHSGVTPNSGPLRPGEQAPEDRRLSPSQADSQLDLLPRALGTGGAPEAGSLRPGDRALEDRRLSLNHSHSQLDLLVQYPKAQGSRVPFEASSSARPARQNPDERRQTLGHSQLDLITKFGPFRGEGPGPSGLPIPSPACTAGVGSGDEKRLTLGHSKLDLITKYHQLQGARQGPEPGLLGGPKGGHLNGGNNDLVKDEKRMTLGHSKLDLITKYNKSKFRQLRSRFES; translated from the exons ATGGTGATGGACATATTCACCGACATGGAGCTTCTGTGTGACCTCATGGAGGCCTCCAGCCGGCGTGGTGTCCCTGTGTACCTGCTCCTGGCCCAGGAGCACCTGAGGCACTTCCTGGAGATGTGCTACAAGATGGACCTCAATGGGGGGCACCTGCCG AACATGCGTGTGCGGAGCACGTGTGGGGACACATACTGCAGCAAGGCTGGCCGTCGCTTCACTGGGCAAGCCCTGGAGAAGTTCGTCCTCATCGACTGTGAGCAGGTGGTGGTGGGCAGCTACAG CTTCACCTGGCTTTGCAGCCAGGCCCACACTAGCATGGTATTGCAGCTGAGGGGCCGCATCGTGGAAGACTTTGACCGGGAGTTCCGCTGTCTGTACGCCGAGTCACAGCCTGTGGAGGGCTTCTGCGGCAGTGAGGACCTGCTGTCTCCCCGGGCACTGCGTCCTCCCCCTGTGGCCCTGGCCTTTGGGCCTGGCATCCCAAGCCCCACATCCTCCCCGCCCTCCAGCAGCAGCCTCGGCAGCATCAAGCGGTCACCACTTATGGGCCGCTCCTCTTACCTCGCTCtaccaggaggtggtggttgtagtGACACGGGTATGGGGTCCTCATCCCCCGGCCCCGCCTGCCGTGAGGCCAGTGGCCAGCCCTCCCTGCATCGCCAGCTGTCAGACCCTAACCATGGCTCCCCTCCTGGGCTTTATAGGGCCAACCTGGGCAAACTAGGTGCATACCCATGGTCCCAATCCTCTCCTGCCCTCAACCATAATAGTACCAGCCCCTTGACCTTGGCAGTGGGGTCACCTGTGCTTCCTCGCTCCCGGCCCCTCCTCCAATTCCATCGGGGTGTCCCAGCTCTGTCCCGGTTCCCAGAGAACGGGCTCCCAGGAAGCCAAGACCCTATCCCCCTGCGGGGTCGATGGGTACCTGGCACAGCCCTGGAGACagtggaggagaaggagaagaaagcatCTCCGAGTCAGAGCTGTGGCCAGCTGGATCTCCTTGTCCCCTTCCCCAGAGCCCGAGAAGTGGGAGACCATCACTCTGGGGTTACCCCCAACTCAGGCCCCCTTCGGCCTGGAGAGCAGGCCCCAGAGGACAGGAGGTTATCGCCAAGCCAGGCAGACAGCCAGCTGGATCTCCTGCCCAGAGCCCTGGGTACTGGGGGTGCGCCTGAGGCAGGTTCCCTTAGACCTGGTGATCGGGCCCTGGAGGACAGAAGGCTGTCCCTAAACCATAGCCATAGCCAGTTGGACCTCCTGGTGCAGTACCCCAAGGCCCAGGGCTCCAGAGTGCCCTTTGAAGCCAGCTCCTCAGCCAGACCTGCCAGACAGAATCCAGATGAGCGACGGCAGACCCTGGGGCACAGCCAGCTGGACCTCATCACAAAGTTCGGCCCATTCCGGGGTGAGGGGCCTGGGCCCAGTGGTCTCCCGATACCAAGCCCTGCTTGCACAGCTGGGGTGGGGTCTGGGGATGAGAAACGGCTAACCCTGGGCCACAGCAAGCTGGACCTCATCACCAAGTATCATCAGTTgcagggggccaggcagggacCTGAGCCTGGCCTCCTTGGGGGTCCCAAGGGTGGCCATCTCAATGGTGGTAACAATGACCTGGTGAAGGATGAGAAACGGATGACCCTGGGCCACAGCAAACTGGACCTCATCACTAAGTACAACAAGTCCAAGTTCAGGCAGCTCCGAAGCCGCTTTGAGTCCTAG